A single genomic interval of Candidatus Bathyarchaeum sp. harbors:
- a CDS encoding DNA-directed RNA polymerase subunit D: MVEIQVIDKTENYMRFIVSGVNTPFVNALRRIMLTEVPAMAIDEVVILENSSILNDEILAHRIGFIPLKTDLDSYSLPDECKCESEFGCSLCRSNLTLEIEAKDKITTVYSGDMVPENPDVAPVSDKILLAKLAPAQRIKMEAYARLGKGKKHAKWQPVSMCVYSYMPEIKIDSKTCDACGKCVKVCPEEILIQADGKIKVQNEINCTLCMDCVDACPKEPSAVNISWDDKTFIFKIESTGALPVERIVMEATKILDNEVKEFSNKLKKGNKN, translated from the coding sequence GTGGTAGAAATTCAAGTAATTGATAAGACCGAAAATTATATGCGCTTCATTGTTAGCGGAGTCAATACGCCTTTTGTAAATGCGCTACGAAGAATAATGCTTACTGAAGTCCCCGCAATGGCGATAGACGAAGTTGTAATTCTTGAAAACTCATCAATTCTTAACGACGAAATCCTCGCACACAGAATCGGTTTCATTCCCCTAAAAACAGATTTAGATTCTTACAGTCTTCCTGACGAATGTAAATGTGAAAGCGAGTTCGGATGTAGCCTTTGTAGATCAAATCTTACACTAGAAATTGAAGCAAAGGACAAAATAACAACAGTTTACTCGGGTGACATGGTTCCAGAAAATCCTGATGTTGCGCCAGTAAGTGACAAGATTCTCCTCGCAAAGTTAGCTCCAGCTCAAAGAATAAAAATGGAAGCCTATGCCCGATTGGGTAAAGGCAAAAAACATGCAAAATGGCAGCCCGTTTCTATGTGTGTTTATTCCTATATGCCTGAAATCAAAATTGACTCTAAGACTTGTGATGCATGTGGAAAATGTGTTAAAGTATGTCCTGAAGAAATTTTAATCCAGGCTGATGGAAAAATAAAAGTTCAGAATGAAATAAACTGTACTTTGTGTATGGACTGTGTAGATGCCTGTCCCAAAGAACCATCTGCTGTAAACATTTCTTGGGATGATAAAACTTTCATCTTTAAAATCGAATCAACTGGAGCACTTCCAGTAGAACGAATAGTTATGGAAGCAACAAAAATCCTTGACAACGAAGTCAAAGAATTTTCCAATAAACTGAAAAAGGGTAATAAGAATTGA
- a CDS encoding 50S ribosomal protein L18e has protein sequence MKKLKSTNPELITLIRDLKKQSQESQTELWLSLAERLTSSNRNRVAVNLSRLNRYTNEGETVVVPGKVLGAGQADHALTVAAFSFSDVAKSKIARKKGKCLSIRDLMKKNPTGKNVKIME, from the coding sequence TTGAAAAAATTAAAGTCAACTAATCCTGAGCTGATTACACTCATTCGTGATCTAAAAAAACAGTCACAAGAAAGTCAAACTGAATTGTGGCTTAGTTTAGCAGAACGTTTAACCAGTTCAAACCGTAATCGTGTTGCAGTTAATTTGAGTCGTTTGAATCGTTACACAAACGAAGGTGAAACTGTAGTTGTTCCTGGCAAAGTTTTAGGTGCAGGACAAGCTGATCACGCTTTAACTGTGGCAGCATTTTCGTTTTCTGATGTAGCAAAATCCAAAATTGCACGCAAAAAAGGAAAATGTTTGTCCATTAGAGACCTAATGAAAAAAAACCCAACAGGTAAAAACGTGAAAATTATGGAGTAA
- a CDS encoding 30S ribosomal protein S11, whose product MSKKADKWAVVHVFSSYNNTIIHFTDITGAETIARSSGGMHVKSDRLESSAYATMRAAAHTAAVAKDKGITAIHIKVRAPGGSGARTPGSGAQSAIRALARAGFRVGRIEEVTPIPHDGTRRKGGRRGRRV is encoded by the coding sequence ATGAGTAAGAAAGCTGACAAATGGGCTGTAGTTCACGTTTTCAGTTCATACAATAACACAATAATTCACTTCACAGATATTACCGGAGCAGAAACCATTGCACGATCTTCAGGTGGAATGCATGTTAAATCTGACCGTTTAGAATCTTCTGCATATGCAACAATGCGTGCAGCTGCACACACAGCAGCGGTCGCCAAAGACAAAGGAATCACTGCAATTCACATCAAAGTCCGAGCCCCGGGAGGCTCAGGAGCCCGAACGCCTGGATCTGGAGCACAGTCTGCAATCCGTGCATTGGCACGAGCTGGATTTCGTGTAGGTAGAATTGAAGAAGTAACACCTATTCCTCACGATGGAACTCGCAGGAAGGGTGGACGCAGAGGACGCAGGGTCTAA